TGGACTTTTTCATAACTACTAATTAGAATTTACACTGTCTAATTATTACTTAGTTTATTCTTATGAGTactcattaattaattaaaaaaataaaattaatattttttattaatattaattaatatttaattaatattttatatattaaatttaaaatttaaaatataacattaaaatttaaaagattaattaaatattatttacaaataataaattttattactcATATAGTATTTTGTTATTAACCAATGAAATATATGGCATCTTACCAAATTTTTCTTTGTACTTCAGTTACATAGCATAGATGTTTAGACGATGCATGTATATATTAACCTAACTatttagtgaacattaaaggtGAAAAGTAGTATTTTTCATAATTGTTGGAACAGTATAATTAATGCGACAGTATGATTGACCAATTATatgaataatcaattaatcagtGACTCCACTGTCTTATATCTTTAATAATTTCATACTTTTGACTAATTTGTCACAAATATTCCTATTAAATATTCTGATTGCATACCTAGGATTGTTGAagtcataaattaaaaaaattaaagttgaatatactaattaaattttattgaacatTTTTTCTTCCCTACTAGCTCAAATATTTTTTccattctcttctctttttatGTCTGAAATAATTAGAAAGGTTGATGAATTAATTATACATAAATTATCTCCAATTGTCttgctcttttttattttttattttttattttcaatgccTATTTTAAATCCACTCTTTAATCTATTATAACtataataagaagaaaagaaaaataaaaattattagtataaataaCTAATCTAAAAGAAGCACGAGACAACAGACCAAGGGAAAACAACTTGAGGAGTCATTTTATAGAAATTTGCTACatgtaatatttataatataacatttttttattagtaGAAGTTTATTGAATTAACAATATGACAATATTAAACTACTTTTAAAATGTTGAACTATTGCATTTATATGATATGACTATTTTTTATATaagattagtattttttaaattcaaataaagtaaattttacattaaaaaaattggTTCCATGTAAAGATGTTTTTCTTATAATCATTTTTTGTCACTATAATTGAGGCTTATATTCCactccaaataaaaaaaaaaattaacacttaTAAAAAATGTAAAAGAATCTAATAAAACAAGACAtgtatagaaaataaaataaatattaaaaaaagcaTAACTTGTAtcatttttccatttttcatcatttttctctttttataattGAGAAATAatctgttttattattttttatacactttgttgatatgtatatatatttttttctttttagagaTAAGGATACATTTTTTATTGTATActcattctatttttttatattaaaataattaaacaaaatcttttatatcaaaaataaagaaatttgaATCTACGATCTTTTCAATGAGTAtagaaaaattatgtcatttgagatATAACTCattggtttattattattattattattattattattattattattattattattattattattattatgcatttttattttttattaatttatacataATTAATAAGTACatttttcattaaatttaatGTAGATGGAACATTGAAGCCTTTGAAGCAGCAGTTACCCCACTAGCCCAATGCTTGGCAGAAATTTTGGCGTGCAAAATGAACATGATTATGAAATCCAAGAATTATTTCAAAGAGAATTGCTTTCAAAAAAGTTCTATAATTAGACTGAATAGATATCCTCCATGTCCAAAACTACTATCTTCAAAGTTATATGGACTTATGCCCCACAACGACTCAAGTTTTATTAGCATTGTTTATCAGGACCATGTAGGAGGATTGGAATTATTAAAAGATGGAAAATGGATTCATGTGAAGCCTAATCCAGGAGCTCTGGTTATCAACATTGGAGATTTATTTCAGGTGATTcatgatttaattaattaattgttctcagaatattttttatatatgtgcATGCCAGACCTAATTTTTTTAAGACTTTTGAAAGAGTTTAAtataaaactcaataaaaacatACTCAAAATAAAAATGTATTCATGATATATtctacaaaatattattattttttttaatatttatattttttattaatcttttcTGTTAACAATCAATTAAAAAAGAAGTTCAGAAATTTTATCTGGTTTATCAGTTCAAATTTATATagtgattatttttaaaataattgtgatGACTGACAAAGAGAGTTATAATAATGTCCATTGGATATACTTTGTTGTTTCATTACCAATTATTAGCACCACTTCATTGTTAGTATTTATGTTTAAAAGTTGACCTAAATTGACTCAAAGATTTGAAATATATATGATTGTAACAGTACCCTTGAAcaaggcaataaaaataaatacgcTATTACATGACCTAATAATTGATAATGTTaagtgttttttttgtttttcttaaaaaaaatttctaatattTAGGCACAATGCTACTTTCTTGTTGCCCATGATTACTTACCTTTAAATTTGTAACAGTGGACTTCATCAATACAATAATCTATCTTTTCAAACTATcatcttataaatattttttttttatttttaaaaatataaacaatactatataactaacaaaaatttattaattttttgtcaatatttaattaacaatttaaatactaaatattaaattttaaatcttaaattctaataataaaaaataaaatattaattcaaaataaccaacctaatattaataattttttaaaaaatattttttttatatttttaagataataatacatttaaatcttattatatatttgaagatgaagaggtaTAATTTAGAAATGATTAAAATAGTGTATCATTGTTCTTTAATTCATAGTTTAAATTCCAAGAATTTCTTACTCATATGACATATGGATTAAGAATTTCTTTGGCATAGAACAtgtaaaaatatctttctctttctcttgccGAAATATTTTTCTTAACTAAGCACGACACCTTAGCTTCAATAATTCTGcaagaatataataatttaatagttTGCTTCCATTCTCACAGGCATTGAGCAATGGCATATACAAAAGTATAAAACACAGAGTGGTAGTTTCGCAAAAGGAAGAGAGGTATTCAGTAGCATTCTTCTATTGCCCTTTGTTGGAGACATTGATACAAAGTCATAGCCATACCAAGCCAGCTATGTACAAAAATTTCACTTTTAGAGAATAtagagagcaaaatgagaaagCTGTAAAGCAAACCGGTGATAAGATCGGCCTCTCTAAGTTTCTTCTATAGACAAATATACCCTCAATATATCATAGCTAGACTTGTAGTAATCTATTACAGTGATGACATAtctatgtattttttctttttaattagtatatatattattatagatgAAATAATTAAGGTGCCTATGTACtcacataaaaataactaaattattgacatgtaatatattaaataacttaattaaatatattaaattattcaataatttttagttatcatttttatataaataccaACTCATAATTATATTAAGATATGTATATATCATGCAGTTTTAAGTAATTATCttcaaaatttatgtgttatgttTATTAATGGACAGATCTAAACAGTTAATTTTGTGGTGACATTTAAATTTGTCaatgatatatttttttgcaATGATAAGtaaaacataattcatttataatatatttgaaatattttaaattaaaaaaatatgtatgtatgtaatgtaattatttttttttaagatttatctTCATTAATCATAcaaaattcatgttaaaaattttatgaaaaaattacattgataaaattatttaattaatttcatattagaaattttagaaaaaattttgcAGTTAATATAATATAcagtaaaatttaaattgattctcAAAATTCTAAATCAATACTTAGTTCTCAAGCAAATTTATAGAGCACTATATtattgagaattttttatttagatagaTTTGTGCCTCGTGTGATTTTGAAAGGAACTAAGTTGCCCTATAATAATATATTGAGACTTAAttgtattataataaaatttattaaaaatttatttatctgagtatattaaaattttgattgaaaatattaaaaaaccaaTTTGTTTGGAGTAATTAATTCTTGAAtacttttaaacaataaaaatttgtttgaagaacAAAATATTGGATCTGAAACTTGAGcgtttagtttttaattaatatataaaagttgaATAATCAAAATTTGAACGAAAAAACTATCATTTGTCAAGAAATAGTAAATTATGTATagtatgaatttttaaaaaacttaatcTAATATACTTAATATCTAAAAATCATGTTGTCTCTAAATAATAAATTTCAATAAAACATATGTCCTTCAATATATTAAAAAGGGAAAGCACTTCAAAATATATAGAGCTTCTCTGCCTCTCTCAAAGTCCTTATCATTTgaataatttgttattttttttttttttttaatagtttctATCATTCTCATGTGTTGTGTTAAAGTGAAGCATATGTTATTGCAAAAGAAACAACATTTATTGGCTTTAAAAAGTGAGAGGTAACTTGCATTCAAACTTTtgacaaaataaagaaattaaaaattaaaataaaataaaatataacataatagatttgattttaaattgaGTACAAATTTGTTAGAGTATACACCAATGATCAAGAAAATCAAGAACTTCGAGTAAAGAAATAATTTCTGTTTTAGTTTGGTATTGTTTTTTCTAGGAGTCCCCTCatttatttttgttgcatttGCTTATCCCTGATTTTGTGAGAATTGTAATCCAACCATTTGATTACAATAAAGGTATTAACTTTGAggggaaaaaaaaataatttctgttaTAACTAACTAAGGTTACCTGTTGTAGCAAGTTAGTTCAACTCTGGTTTAATCTTTCTGTTATAACTAAGTTTTGCTTTCATGTATATAAATAGACTGATATACATATTATGCAGAAGCAATGTATCTAGAGCTGAGGTTCAAGATCCATGGCTGCATTGATTctcttttcttcatcttcttcaaattctccttctttttctgcTCCTACCATTGATAAACtcaatgaaaacaattttaaaatctGGCAGCATCTAGCTCTTTATgtcatcaatgataacaaattgggagatcaccttcttcaatcTAAAGTCTCACCACAATTCAAAAATGAAGTTGTACAAGTTTCTGGCACTGAATCCACTGCATCTACATAACGGAGAGTTGAAGATCATTGCCTTATGACTTAGCTCCTCAGTGCTATTGATACTTATTTCAACAATCAGGTTTTGGATTGTGAATATGCTCATCAGGTATGGTCAAGAATTCAAGATTATTTTGCTAAAGcttcaaatattaaaattcaacaacTTAGGTCTGAACTCAAAAGCATCAGCAAGCAAGGAATTTCAGCATCAGATTAATTacttgaagaaaataagaaatgtgGTAGATTCTCTTGCAGCACTTGGTCATGTTCTTTCATTGGAAGATCATCTTACTGAAATTGTTGATGGCCTAACTAAGGACTATGCTATGTACATTTCTTCTATCATGACTAAGTTTGATTCTCTCTCTTTAATTGAGATTGAGACATTGTTACTAGCACACGAAAATATGTTCAATAGATTCAGAAAAACTGAATCAGGATCCATACATGCAAACTACACTCAAGCTCCATCACAATTTGCACGTGATAGCTCAAGACCTCCGTTTGGTGGAAGAAGAGGGTGTGGTGGTAGATTCTTTAGAGGGAGCAGAAATTCTGTAGTAGACACCAGACCTCAATGTCAAGTCTGTGCACATTTTGGCCACACTACCCTAAATTGCTTCCATAGATTTCATAATACATATCAAAGCTCTAACAATTCTACTCAGAATTTCAACTCCCAATCTCAACCACCACCATCTACTATCACAATTCAAAGGCCTATCTTGCCACTCCCTCAACATTTCTGGACAATTCTTGGCTACCTGATACAGAAGCCAGTCATCATATTACTGATGATCCTCAAAATGTGCTTTCAATCACTGAATACAATGGCCCAGATCGAATAATGTTAATGTTAGGTAATGGTAAAGGTGGTTGTATTTCTCATTATGGCCATTCATTCTTGGTTAATCTTAAAACCAAAAAAGCTTTTCTTCTTGATAAATTACTACATTCTCCAGATATTGTTCATAATCTTGTTAGTGTACAAAAATTTGTAGCTGATAATAATTGTTTCTTTGAGTTCCATGCTAATGTTTGTTATGTAAAATAACAGAAAACTTAACAGATTCTACTCCAAggaaaccctaatatagaggtgaagattggataAAACATTCtaccaaaagttaaaagttttaagcattttgggtgcatcatacaggataacagagagattgaacaggatgtaaatcataggatccagttagggtggtcaaaatggcggaatgcatctggttttatatgctttatggtacggagtatTGGGCGGCCAAAGGGGATGACGAACATAATTTGAGTgtgacagagatgaagatgttgagatggatgagtgatgATACGTGATtggataaaataaagaacgaagatATAAGTGAGAGAGTTGGAATAGCACCCATtgtagaaaagatggttgaattgcgtctcaggtggtttggacatgtgagaagaagaccgacagaacacctagtcaggagggtggatgagatggaagatgaatAAGGGGTGAAAGGCAaaagaagacctaagaagaccatccatgaggtggtcaaacgagatctacatgtaaacggtctctctataGACATAATACATAACAGGACACAATAGTATTGTttaattcatgtagccgaccccacctagtaggataaggctttgttgttattgttgttgattcTGTTACTGTTACCAAAAATACTTCTAATTGTGATAATAGTGTTAATACTTCTATCTCTCATTCTTCAAATTCTAGTCCAGGTGTACCTGGGGCCTTAATTACAGCTAAAGATTCCTACAAACTATGGCACAACAGACTTGGACATTGTGCATCCAAGACTATTTTGAATGTGATGAATAAATGCAATCTTCGTACTTCCTTTAATATTGTTCCTTCCAATCTTTGTGAAGTATGTTGTGTTGGAAATAAATAATATGATCacaattcaattaattatatgtctaataatttattattgttattatattaaagagAAAAGTTCTGCATTCATGTATTTTTTACATGGTTGTTAATCAAGTAATTTTCTCCACACGCGTGTCTTCCACCCTTCACTCGTTTGTCATACACGCGTTACATATAACGTGCTGCAACCTAAAGCTTTGCTCAACGTAAACCTTCAGCTACAATGtaaaccttcttcttcttcttcttcttcttcttcttcttcttcttcttcttcttcttcttcttcttcttcttcttcttcttcttcttcttcttcttcttcttcttctctgctcgcATTCTTCCTTATTGATCTGCATTGCCTTCGCGTTCATTTTCTCGTTTTCTTATTTCGATCTGGTTACAttgcatttatcttcttcctattcttcttcgttttcttcctCGATCTGCACTTCTAAATCGAAACAAtaaatgattcaacttcaaatcaagagagcgatttggattactcTTGTGAAACGAATTAAACtgacaaagtttggattattcaattttgaatcgaattgaatggaatgcaattactaatttgaattgaattaaattgacgGAGGTGTATTGTAGAATAATATAATGATATAATAATGTATAAATAAGGGATAGATATTATAAGAGTATCTACTCAGATAGCTTCCTAATAAATTTTACAATGGAGGctttttgttcttaaaattttttattacattgaGGTCTCTAAATTTTGTAAAAGTAagatatataagtttttttttagtcaaacttattatttttatttatacaaataaattcttaaaagTGTGACGAAAGACTTATATATCTTACTTTTATAAAATTCAGAACCTCAacgtaataaaaaattttaaaaaatgaaaatatcttACGTAAAATTTTTAAGGATCTATTATTTGAACATAAACTCACATTATAATACTTGTTCCTGTGTGAAAGTGAGCTCCGAAGTATAGCTCGTTCTGCCGGCACTTGAACTAGCTTTTCTTGGAGTGATCTGAACAGAACGTTGTCTTCTTATGGAGAGGCGACGTTGGGTACCTGCAAagggactccaacgctcaagtaagtATGAGTATGAGAGAGTTCAGATTAAGACTGAAGTGGATTGCGTACCTTTTTACTAGTTACATACTAGTATATGTATTTGATTGTTTGTTGTGTACTCCGTTATTTGTATCGAGTCTGTTATTGGTTTGACGGAGTCCATGGTGATTGTTATCTGAGTTTATTGGGATAgtggtgataaaccccaattttttggtttatcttgtacttattttgggggattttatcaccttttctcacatttattcaatgaaatagcatgattttgtaactctcccttgatttgtgcttaaatgtgaaaacatgctttttaggccctaaaatagctaaatttaattcactttaattctattcgatgccttgatatgtttgctgagtgatctcatgttcataaggcaagtattggatggaagaagtgaggagaaaagaatgcaaagtgggagaactcatgaagaaataaagaaactgtaaagctgtcaagtctgacctcttcacactcaatcgaccataacttgagctacagaggtccaaatgaggcagttttagttgcgttagaaagctaacatccggggctttgaaatgatataaaatttgccatattttGCTTTGTgtttaggggcgcgcacgcgccatgtacgcgtgcgcgccgatgctgctcgtggcccatttaagtgaaatcgcccccagcgatttctgaagcattatgggcccaacccaactcatttctaatgctatttcatgcagaattcaagcttggacaaaggggaagcaattgtttggtagcttagcatcatgtaggttagtttctagagagagaagctccctcttctctctagaattaggttaggttagctTAATTctatcttagatctaggttttgattattgttctcatcttgtttcttctacaatttcttgtttctactactctattcttcttagttctcttgataattttacttttatgtctcttatatgttgatgaacactcatgttggatttggattttcttttaatgagatttgatgtttgatgttctttcattgatgatttgagttgtgaatttactttttttgcaattggtagttggtagatttactattcttgcacttttattatgctttccttgtatacccaccaagtatttgacaaaatgcttggttgggttttagagtagactttgagcattcttggcttggaaagagtaattaggcaatcttgagtcatgaatacctaACTAATGTTGGTGATTTAgtgttgttagttaatatgaattccattgactctaatcttttgctaattctattagtgagttgattagtacatttggattgaggttaactagtcttgtttgactttctctcatggaagataatgtgataccttcttccaatattggagatgacgaaatgagatagattcttgttattattgtgatatgattgatcagtcttgtttgacattctccttatgtgaagataacatgataccttcttccatttgttggagttgactaaataagatgaattaatcattgtatgactaggatagaaagcctatgatctcaattcttgccataaatgtctctctttattacttgctttctttaattgcttgtttgatttactcttcttACCATTTTATAAACAAAACCCCTTGATCCCCGTAGCCAATAATTAAGCATTTCAAGTGGAAGCTTGAGTGGAGCAGTTATTTTAGAGAAGTTATCTCTGTCAGCTATACTAGGTTCCGAGATTGTTGTTGTGGGCCAGGTTTGGGTATATAacggatcatagcccccaagcttgacctATTTTTCAAGGCCAAGCTATAACAGGTCGAGCTTATGTATAGCTCGGGACCGAGTATAGTGGCAGCCCCTAAGGTCGACTTGTTTGCTCGTGGAGGGGGGGTTTTGAAAAATTTGGCAAGGTTGAAATTTTAGGCGGTAAATTAATTGTATAGGAGAGAGATTGTTGGGAAACGTGCATTATAATTGTGTGTTGGGAATGGGAATGGTTGGAGATCAGAATCGTTGATGTTAGAGTTAGTAATCACGATCAACGGTTGTAATTTGGTTGGGGGTTTTGATTTTTCACCTGGAGATGTGGCTTAGTGGACTAGTAAATTTTTTGGACTCTTGGCTTACTATTTTTGGTCTACGCCTTATCTGCGTTGTTTTCGGAATGAGCAAAAAAGTTTAGTGATTGTTGCTTTTCGTTTTCGTTTCTCTTCTCCTAGTTTTGCTTTGAATTTGCTTATGGATAAAGGGAAGGGTGTAATGATTGATAAGAGGGCTAAGGGTAAGAGAAAGAACGAACTGGTTGAAACAACTGATAGGATTGTAGAAGAGATTTTTGTTTGGAATCCTGTGAATCCATACGGGTGGGTTGTTGACTCGGTGTGAAGGGTTGGGCTTCAAGTTTTGATGATGAGATTAGCGTGTCTCAATTAGGTT
This region of Arachis hypogaea cultivar Tifrunner chromosome 8, arahy.Tifrunner.gnm2.J5K5, whole genome shotgun sequence genomic DNA includes:
- the LOC112707251 gene encoding gibberellin 2-beta-dioxygenase 8-like: MDYEPPFLETYKTLLQEEDSNRNNDLLLVENFDDEIELPLIDLNRLNENNLDERDECMEEISDAARRWGFFQIVNHGISKDLLGMMLFEQMKLFYQPFVKKSSDNFLGLPPRTYRWGNPSATNLKQLLWSEAFHFPISDISMMDNQHKSLRWNIEAFEAAVTPLAQCLAEILACKMNMIMKSKNYFKENCFQKSSIIRLNRYPPCPKLLSSKLYGLMPHNDSSFISIVYQDHVGGLELLKDGKWIHVKPNPGALVINIGDLFQALSNGIYKSIKHRVVVSQKEERYSVAFFYCPLLETLIQSHSHTKPAMYKNFTFREYREQNEKAVKQTGDKIGLSKFLL